The following proteins come from a genomic window of Mucinivorans hirudinis:
- a CDS encoding Oxygen-insensitive NADPH nitroreductase yields the protein MIKAIATHRTIRAFSERKIDNNILDEILVAASRASTTGGMQLYSMVVTQSDQGKELLSPCHFNQPCVRQAGAVVTFCADVNRFTQWCLQRGAEPDYHNFMWWVNAAIDALLASENFALEAENQGLGIVYLGTTTYTARRIIEILELPRGVVPVTTVAVGYPSVNPPLTPRLPMEAVVQYERYTPFTSEKIDELYSEMENSDFTKKLLDENGLENLAKIFTERRYKGEDSLKFSKEYFEVLAQQGFIEF from the coding sequence ATGATTAAAGCTATTGCCACGCATCGTACGATTCGTGCATTTTCGGAACGAAAAATTGATAATAACATTCTCGATGAAATATTGGTTGCCGCCTCTCGTGCTTCGACAACGGGTGGGATGCAGCTCTATTCGATGGTGGTAACCCAGAGCGATCAGGGTAAGGAACTGCTTTCTCCCTGCCATTTCAATCAACCTTGCGTTCGGCAGGCTGGGGCTGTGGTGACCTTTTGTGCGGACGTGAATCGTTTCACGCAGTGGTGTTTGCAGCGAGGGGCAGAGCCTGATTATCACAACTTTATGTGGTGGGTCAATGCTGCGATTGATGCTCTGTTAGCGTCCGAAAACTTTGCATTAGAGGCTGAAAATCAAGGTCTTGGCATAGTATACCTCGGCACGACAACCTACACAGCACGGCGCATTATAGAAATCTTGGAGTTGCCGCGCGGAGTTGTGCCCGTGACGACAGTTGCGGTTGGCTATCCATCAGTCAATCCGCCTCTTACGCCGCGTCTGCCGATGGAGGCAGTGGTGCAGTATGAGAGGTATACGCCATTCACCTCCGAAAAAATAGATGAATTGTATTCTGAAATGGAAAATTCAGATTTCACCAAAAAGTTATTAGATGAAAATGGTCTGGAAAATCTTGCGAAAATTTTCACAGAGCGAAGATACAAGGGTGAGGATAGCTTGAAATTCTCGAAAGAGTATTTTGAGGTGCTTGCCCAGCAGGGATTTATAGAGTTTTAA
- a CDS encoding tRNA (adenine37-N(6))-methyltransferase TrmN6 gives MPSDYFRFKQFEIEQRQSAMRVGTDGVLLGAWADVRGDEQRVLDVGCGTGLLALMVAQRNSKVVVDAIEIEPLAAQEAALNARRSRWNERIFVREISLQEYAATSEKRYCLIISNPPFFLNSSHNMQLTRTAARHAALLPYSDLVDGVISLLKPEGRFCAIFPYSEAGIFMAKAAREGLYCNKKLNITPIAGRSVKRIAAEFSFAKTELLEENLTIETTNPREYSREYRELTSPFYLRF, from the coding sequence ATGCCGTCCGACTATTTCCGTTTCAAGCAGTTCGAGATTGAGCAGCGTCAGAGTGCTATGCGTGTGGGCACGGACGGTGTTCTGCTTGGGGCGTGGGCAGATGTGAGGGGAGATGAGCAGCGGGTTTTAGATGTCGGATGCGGTACGGGACTCTTGGCGTTGATGGTGGCGCAGCGTAATTCTAAAGTGGTGGTGGATGCCATTGAAATTGAGCCACTTGCCGCACAGGAGGCAGCCTTGAATGCTAGGCGTTCGCGATGGAACGAAAGAATTTTTGTGCGCGAAATCTCCTTGCAGGAGTATGCCGCAACGAGTGAAAAGAGATATTGCTTGATTATTTCCAATCCGCCTTTTTTCCTTAACTCCTCTCATAATATGCAACTTACGCGCACTGCTGCACGCCACGCCGCACTCTTGCCATATTCGGATTTGGTGGACGGAGTTATCTCTTTGTTAAAACCTGAGGGGCGTTTTTGTGCAATATTTCCATACAGTGAGGCAGGGATTTTTATGGCTAAGGCAGCGCGTGAGGGTCTCTATTGTAATAAAAAGTTGAATATCACCCCTATCGCCGGGCGTTCCGTGAAGCGCATCGCAGCAGAGTTTTCGTTTGCCAAAACCGAATTACTGGAAGAGAATCTCACCATAGAAACCACCAATCCCCGCGAATACAGTCGCGAGTACAGAGAGCTTACCTCACCATTTTACTTACGATTCTAA